The genomic DNA AGAGTGGCATGATTGCATTACAATGTATTAGAACAACATGACTTTGCCAGAGGGTGTTTGTTGGCACCGTGCCGAGTGAATGAGGCAGCCCAAGTTTGAGAAGTAACTATCAAGCCATTTGTCAACATTCAGTCCTAAAACACATGGGGTTGCACCAGCTTGAGCAGCCTTAGAGAGATAAATCTGGAGGCTGAGACTGAAACCCCAAATAGAGATAGACCTTTGAGGGCTGAAATCCAGAGACTTGACAAAATGACAAGCTGAGCTCCTGTGACATATCCAACATGTGATTTTGGCATTTATTCTGTTGCGTTTTATCTCCCCTTTTAGGTTCAGATTACGTGTGTGTTGTTTATCAGCCTCTTGGTCAACGTGTGGAAAGAGCTAATTTCATCTCACGCTACTGTAGCATAATTGGAAGACTTCTGATGAACCAAGTGGAATCTCAGAAAGGCAACATTATGTAGCATCTAGagcttgttttccttcataATATCCTCATAGGATGGAGGCAACTCAGTTTCCCCAAGGCTGAACTGTGGGACAGCAGAAGAGGACATCTCTGCAGTCATGCAAGGGTTTGGAGAGCCAGAGAAAGGGTGCTGAGGCCCTTCACTTgctggagaaaaaacaaagcaaaccgTACAGCAGATAGCCATGAAGAACAAGTGTGGGGGTGAGAGGGGTTAGTCTGGGAGGAGCTGTCAAACCACTTGGAAACAAGAGAGGTGTGGATGTAATTTTTGAAGCATAGCATCACAAAGTCTCTCACCACAAACTCCAGATAAAAGAAGTGAGAACAGAGGAATTTGGGTGGGTTTGGTGTGGGTCCTCCCTTTGGAGACACTGCTCATGACCACTCAACTGACAATATCTTCTCTGGGAAGGGCTTAATCTGACAGAATTAACTTTATTCTTCTTGGAGGGACTGTTGCCTGGCCCAGCCTGCTGACGTTGCTGGCACTACTCCAGGTCAGTGCTGATGCCACACATAGTCACTGTACTCAAGTCCTCAGAAGTCCTGGGGGACTTTTGCTTCTGGGGGAATGCTGAAGGTGGCTAACCACATTGAACAGCTACCACCAAGGCAGCTTTTTGACAGACCCCAGGGTGTATCAGCCCGTTGAACTGTCTGCTGGGGTGGCTCAAGCAGACCAGTGCAGTCTTGCCTGAGTAACAAATGCAGGTCACATCTCGGGAAGGGCTGCCTGATGCAGGCAGTGCCTGTGGCTGCATATGTCGGGCACAGAGGAGAAGGTTTAGCACCTCTCCACTGTTAGTGTGCTAAGCCCCAGTTAGGCACATTTGGGACACATGGACACACAGGAACAGCACTGATTCATCTGAAGATTACTGGGGAAAGACAGATGTGGTTTGCTTAAGCCCTCCCATCCGTGGTCTAAACACCCTTGTAAACCATCTGAGTTTACACACCGTTCACCAGAAACACAGCACCCAGCTGCAGTCTGGCTCCCACTCAAGCCTGGCTGCTTCTTACTGGGCTATGGCTAGCCCACTGTGGCCAGCGGGACCTCGAGGCAGGTAGGGAGAGAACTAACCGCAGAAGTCATCGGAGCTGCTGAGCGCAAAGACAGCCAGGGTGCGTGGGTGGGGGAGGCAGTGCAGCCgcttcagccagcactgcaggcagcagcagatccCGCAGGACAGCAGCAAGGCCAGGAAAAACAACGTCAGGAACctgaggcagaggcagcaggggaagaacagTACCATCACCATCTGTGGGCAGTGTGGACAGATGGCTGCATGTCTTCAAATTAACATATTCATTAACATCTTTTGCAAATAGCTGTTAAATGTTGCGGTTTCCCCATTAGCGTGCTGGACTTGAGCGAAGTCCCCGGAAACCAATGTCTCGGTGCTGAGCTCTCAGCGCCAAGCACTGGCTGGAAATTCAAACATTTCTCCCTAAagtcattcatttttttttcccagctcagTTGTCAGTGTACAGTGAGGAGGATATGGATAAATGATTCCCATTAGTTGGTAAAGACAGAACACAGGGACAGCCCAGGAGCAATGCTCTCTAGCTATCACTCTCTCTTAATGCCTTTGTCTCTGTGTATCCATCAAAGAATATTATTTGccattttttccccactcaAACACATCTGAAACTTACCAAATATACCAGCTACTAAAGTTTTCATCACTCTGCCTGATGCACCtaacaatgtaaaaataaaaggaactgTTAGTCCAACCATACTGGCTTCAATGCACATTTACcaacacaaagaaaagcacCGTCACTAAGGAGAAGGTTGAGAAGTTTTCCTCCATCAAGTGAACCCTATGGAAATTTTCTCTGTGTAGATAGGAGCAGATGTAGATGATGTACAAAGCAGTGTGCAACTGGTTTGCCTTTCAACGCTGGCACCCTCCACCAATGCTTTGATTGAAAACCCAAAGTGTTGTCAGCCTCCATTTCctcttttggaagaaaaactaAGCagccttttcacagaatctcttGTTTCTCTGCCATACCAGTGTATTGGGCAGGAGCACAGCATCCCCCACAGAGCCCAGGgtgggagcagctgcaggtgaggAAATGGAGAGCCACACTCACCTCTCACCAAGCTCACAGTCCGACTCGGAGCCTGCTAACTGAACACACACATGTGAATCAGAGAGGTGACAAATatgtgttgttttggtttgtttttctttttttaaattcaccAGTATAATTACTGATCTTAGAGTGGGAAGTCAAACAGAAAGAGCCACACAGACGCTAGCTCCTGCAGGAATGAAAACCAGACCTCTCCCTAGAGACCAGAGGGCTGAGCTTTTGCCTCTGCATGTCTCTGGTCTGAGCTGTCTTGTATTGAAACCAGGGGATAACCTTGCAGAGAGCTCAAGAAATTCAATAGTTTGCAGATGAAAGCTAGGCCAGGGGGAAAGAATTTCTTTTGATGTGAAAGAGGTAAGGACAAAAGCAATGAGACATGAGCAGGTGTCAGAGACCTGTTTACACAACCAGACTTTGCTATTCAAAGATGTCTGCTGAAAATGTCCAGTGACCAAGTCCCTTTTCTGTAGTTCATTTTCCAGTAGCTAATTTTGAATGTAGCTGTAAATTGTAGCTGTTTTCACGAGACATGTGCTCAACCCagtattttcctgttttcagatAGCAGTGGTGCATCATTCCCAGAGTCAGATTTCAGGTATTGCAAATATGTGAACCCGAAACTTGTTTTTCAGgtatattttcttctctctgctcaaGCAAGTTTATTTTTGCAAGCCTTGTTAGTCTTAGCCTCCATTTCAGATTATCTGGGCAAAAAGTAACCAGAGTGGTTCATCAGTATGATTGAATCAAATTCAATACAATTTTTGTCTGACTCATGTTAGGTGTGTCATAACACTTGCCCAACTTTGCTACAAAAAACTGCAGATCGTGCATAGAAGTGCGATGACACTGGGAAGCTGAATGACCAAGATGAAAGAATTTGGATTTATTCCTTGGAGAAAGTTATTAGAATGTAATCTGTAAATCATTACTTTACTTTGGATTTCCTTAAGCTTATACCTAGAACATGTAGAGATTTCTGACACTTTTTGATCCAACATGGAAAACTCTGTTCTGTATTAGAAATTTATATCAAATCTATATAATGGACAGATCTCAGGACTTGTTGTGCAAAGCTTGTGTCACTGTATACAGCACAAAATCACCCCACAAATCTCTACAATGTGTCCGATCCAGTGCACATCTTGTCTTTTGGTCCCTAGTTTCATCAGAGGTGTTTAGGTATGATAAGTCTTTCCTATCAAACATTATCTACAAAATATCATAGGCAGTTGAAACCCAAATGAGGAACAGAGAAGATGACAGAAGCTTCAACTCTTCCAGACGTGTCCTTTTAAAACTGAGCTAATTTGCCATGTCACACATGCATCCTGGTGCAGAATATTTTTTGGTCTTTGACTGATTATTAGAATAGCAGGTCAAAATCAGACAGCTGATTGCTGCGATTACGTGTACCCTGAGTAATCTTCGTGGCTGAATAACAACCTCTGGACTCTCTTTTATCATCCCTCAAACTCCCTCAGCAGAGCTACCTTAGTGTAGTTAAACTGCAGCAAAATCCATCTGCTCTGAGGCAGTAATCTGTCAATGCAGGCAAACACCCACCTGTCCTGTTCCTGTGCTCTTCCATTTCAATAGCCATGGACAGAATAAAGGATTACAGTGGTCATGTTTTATCTGCATTAATTGGAATTGTTGTGAACATTCAATCCTTCCCAAATTCATCAAGTCCTCAGAAAAATCTTCTCCCCACAATAAAAAAGGCTGATGACTGAATTCTATAAAAGCTGAAATCTTCCCCCCACAAAATCCTTAAAATCAGCCTGGTCCCAGGTTGGTTTGTTACCTGGAAGAAGGTTAAACACAGAACTCCAGTTCCTATGATCCATGAAGTGAAACACAAAGCTCCAGGTCTCTGCATCACTAGGAGGAGAAACATGTAAAGAGCTTTGTTTGCTGCAGT from Colius striatus isolate bColStr4 chromosome 12, bColStr4.1.hap1, whole genome shotgun sequence includes the following:
- the TMEM207 gene encoding transmembrane protein 207 → MFLLLVMQRPGALCFTSWIIGTGVLCLTFFQLAGSESDCELGERCIRQSDENFSSWYIWFLTLFFLALLLSCGICCCLQCWLKRLHCLPHPRTLAVFALSSSDDFCASEGPQHPFSGSPNPCMTAEMSSSAVPQFSLGETELPPSYEDIMKENKL